From the genome of Leguminivora glycinivorella isolate SPB_JAAS2020 chromosome 26, LegGlyc_1.1, whole genome shotgun sequence, one region includes:
- the LOC125240033 gene encoding LOW QUALITY PROTEIN: Fanconi anemia group D2 protein (The sequence of the model RefSeq protein was modified relative to this genomic sequence to represent the inferred CDS: inserted 1 base in 1 codon) gives MSLKRSGNGLSSQRKKLCVSESYLHKCFKDSGLILKHPPEKCEASEDTVKIVRNLEKSVKNHINYPRNVSELLTDFENECKDHDVLQHYVFPNIIRISDDICEGSPRVSQSVVKILLSIPALQKKLTDYIFNKAIDLAASNTCGPWIQKILKCFSGLDQVVDLQKISTYLINLLEIASEKPVKLEIITAIPDIIGDQEVDNVVTELSRILREDLDLVPAILDCFSYLSLSDEQYSQLQQKTLAIVKNIPKCMYYPNFVRFLLNGRANEGSCMEIVQGLRDALGWPTXLASPQEIATSQVLTATAIRNSMVGSKAIANAWLKVVSNCKIDTDHKPIDFIILLILYSTAEDKEKIVETLIKKQVKLNILKEPLINDVFENFEPILKDKFDTLIRLTNSLMRIHSEPLVISLASHIYVLMFSIAPDRQTIVAELLHVGLYNKECLMNTLTILNNVATKDMGLLKPQSLQMLNLLDYTDKMTLNEFKAVVNIVCGLAYSYDNSVIRDDMHMIIRKQLGTSRLKIKIHGIISGIHAIKYLIAKDDDEPTIELPDDVSYGSTALLSTGDLREAAEIIEFISRSASNHPDMTALFYDEMSAVVSSATNMNKNFLAWLTDAATNDLQQNFIVDNISKTRINNLKLTMQYCLNTEGEMDEVIAINIAGLALEEKDVNVAILSPLFRLVATLHSRQHEGDLSTIDALLGCPVVMPEFDIDELEELDNTAVSGILDCLIHCTNWFRELLNAFAIQNDMNLTPKILSRVHQVQEMETLISNVLIKANITYKPPVCTFNVSGYTGNPADRAVVKAAPKQKPPKKPAHNDTVLPETAKTQPTPNAPIKNKLETIHMLPLRELSVDLINLLNNDLADGMENLNMKSLKFLLMCLNAILEKILISKVKRITFLSKPEDCVTYDAKKAEECAKAVNEVLPKVMSHLETVTAYIQRNSAENSQNDSGFMYPPDLEEYLTCLEYIYIFLTTYFKWIGFRSHHVALFKVSLRTLSKDNPDAVSLKELLLGVSKYLQKHEKYCLQLSTAVSLIDLMKTFQEYSSSSILIKILRDMAKNFLSQQWKTFDGVPEKGLVFNQSVDKLFQIYFTNNEVISLKNLALQLNTEIQNLKGRNDTLDTFKCINKSNFPILYRNLGTAVHEAAKMRLSQGLTNAEHLDLWKEVATVLKYMSDVAKTLENRNNLLAFFKKSLPILKLFISQAVPMLELNFKTRTQEVLEVLKILQQSTRFLQSLCCHARMKKDMALMSKVPYMRQMLETLVYKVKAVLAANNCSEAFWMGNLKNKDIHGEVIATQASQGEESVDDCDEQLPDDESGDSDDGDVNSVSDII, from the exons ATGAGTTTAAAACGCTCTGGTAATGGTCTGAGCAGTCAGCGAAAGAAGCTCTGCGTTTCTGAATCCTATTTGCACAAATGCTTCAAAGATAGCGGTTTGATATTAAAACATCCTCCAGAAAAGTGCGAAGCGTCCGAAGATACAGTGAAAATAGTGAGGAATTTAGAGAAATCCGTCAAGAACCATATAAACTATCCGCGGAATGTGTCCGAGTTGCTTACAGACTTTGAAAATGAGTGCAAAGACCATGATGTCTTACAACATTACGTATTCCCTAACATCATTAGGATATCTGATGATATCTGTGAAGGTAGTCCCAGAGTCAGCCAGAGTGTGGTTAAAATATTACTAAGTATTCCTGCCTTGCAGAAAAAGCTGACAGACTATATATTTAACAAGGCAATAGATTTGGCCGCATCAAATACTTGCGGGCCGTGGATCCAGAAGATTCTGAAGTGTTTCTCGGGTTTAGATCAGGTTGTGGATTTGCAGAAAATCTCGACatacttgataaatttactgGAAATTGCATCGGAGAAGCCGGTGAAGTTGGAGATCATTACAG CAATCCCCGACATCATAGGCGATCAGGAAGTTGATAATGTAGTAACTGAGCTAAGCAGGATTCTCCGTGAGGACCTGGATCTAGTTCCTGCCATATTGGACTGCTTCTCATACCTCAGCCTCTCCGATGAACAATACAGTCAGCTGCAGCAAAAGACTCTGGCTATAGTCAAAAACATCCCCAAGTGTATGTACTATCCGAATTTTGTCAGATTCCTTCTCAACGGAAGAGCCAATGAAGGCTCATGTATGGAAATTGTCCAAGGTCTAAGAGATGCCCTAGGCTGGCCCA TCTTGGCGTCACCCCAAGAAATAGCAACAAGCCAGGTACTAACTGCCACAGCTATAAGAAACTCCATGGTAGGATCCAAAGCCATTGCCAATGCTTGGCTAAAAGTTGTTTCAAACTGTAAAATTGACACTGACCATAAACCTATAGACTTCATCATACTCTTAATTCTTTATTCAACAGCAGAAGACAAAGAAAAGATTGTTGAAACATTGATAAAAAAACAAGTGAAACTTAATATCCTTAAGGAGCCCTTGATCAATGATGTGTTTGAAAATTTCGAGCCAATTTTGAAAGATAAGTTCGATACATTAATCAGACTCACCAACTCTTTAATGCGAATTCATTCAGAGCCTTTAGTGATATCTTTAGCGTCACATATTTACGTTCTGATGTTCTCCATTGCCCCTGACAGACAGACTATAGTCGCAGAGTTGCTGCATGTCGGCCTATACAACAAGGAGTGTCTCATGAACACTTTAACAATATTAAACAATGTGGCAACCAAAGACATGGGTCTCTTAAAGCCTCAGAGTCTACAAATGCTGAACCTTCTAGACTACACCGACAAAATGACGCTAAACGAGTTTAAAGCCGTTGTCAATATCGTATGTGGACTTGCATACAGCTACGACAACTCAGTAATAAGAGACGACATGCACATGATCATAAGAAAACAACTCGGTACATCGagacttaaaattaaaatccaTGGCATCATATCCGGTATACATGCCATCAAATATCTTATAGCTAAGGACGACGATGAACCCACGATAGAGTTACCTGATGATGTCAGTTACGGATCTACTGCACTTCTCTCCACAGGAGATCTTAGAGAAGCAGCAGAAATCATAGAATTTATCAGCAGAAGTGCGTCTAACCACCCTGATATGACAGCTTTGTTTTACGACGAAATGTCTGCTGTTGTATCGTCAGCTACAAATATGAACAAGAATTTTCTGGCTTGGCTCACAGATGCCGCCACAAATGACCTGCAGCAGAATTTCATTGTTGATAACATTAGCAAAACTCGCATTAATAACTTGAAGCTGACGATGCAATATTGTCTCAATACTGAAGGAGAGATGGACGAAGTTATAGCTATTAATATTGCTGGACTAGCCTTGGAAGAGAAAGACGTCAATGTAGCTATACTGTCTCCTCTCTTCCGGTTGGTGGCGACGCTTCATTCCCGCCAGCATGAGGGGGATCTATCCACCATTGACGCTTTGCTGGGATGCCCTGTTGTCATGCCAGAGTTTGACATCGACGAACTGGAAGAACTGGACAACACCGCCGTCAGTGGAATCCTCGATTGCTTGATCCATTGCACAAATTGGTTCAGGGAATTATTGAACGCTTTCGCGATTCAAAATGATATGAATTTAACTCCGAAAATTCTTAGCAGAGTTCACCAAGTCCAAGAAATGGAGACGCTAATATCAAATGTTTTAATCAAAGCGAATATCACTTACAAACCTCCCGTGTGTACTTTTAATGTTAGTGGGTATACAGGGAATCCGGCTGACAGAGCGGTAGTCAAAGCAGCGCCCAAGCAAAAGCCTCCAAAGAAACCCGCCCATAACGATACTGTATTACCAGAGACAGCTAAAACACAACCGACACCAAATGCGCCGATAAAGAACAAACTGGAAACTATCCATATGTTACCACTCCGCGAACTAAGCGTAGACCTGATCAATCTACTGAACAACGACTTAGCCGACGGAATGGAGAATCTTAATATGAAATCTTTAAAATTCTTACTAATGTGTCTAAACGCTATTTTGGAAAAGATTCTCATCTCAAAAGTAAAGAGAATCACCTTCCTTTCTAAACCAGAAGACTGCGTTACTTACGATGCAAAAAAGGCAGAAGAGTGCGCGAAGGCAGTGAACGAAGTTCTGCCAAAAGTGATGTCTCATTTGGAAACGGTAACGGCGTATATACAGAGAAACTCTGCTGAAAATTCCCAAAACGATAGTGGCTTCATGTACCCACCAGACCTTGAGGAATATCTGACATGCTTGGAATACATTTACATTTTCTTAACTACATATTTCAAATGGATCGGATTTCGGAGTCACCATGTCGCCTTATTTAAGGTCTCTTTGAGAACTTTGTCAAAGGACAATCCTGATGCAGTATCTCTAAAAGAACTGCTTCTAGGTGTATCTAAATATCTTCAAAAACACGAGAAATACTGTTTACAATTATCCACTGCAGTATCTTTGATAGATTTGATGAAAACCTTCCAAGAGTACTCCAGCAGTAGTATTCTAATAAAGATACTGAGAGACATGGCAAAAAATTTCCTTTCTCAACAATGGAAAACCTTCGACGGCGTACCAGAAAAGGGTTTAGTTTTCAATCAAAGTGTCGATAAGTTGTTCCAAATTTATTTCACAAATAACGAAGTTATTTCCTTGAAAAATCTAGCTCTCCAATTGAATACAGAAATTCAGAATCTCAAAGGTAGGAATGACACCCTAGATACGTTCAAGTGCATAAACAAGAGCAACTTTCCTATCCTGTATAGGAATTTAGGGACGGCGGTGCACGAGGCCGCGAAAATGCGTCTGAGCCAAGGACTCACAAACGCTGAGCACTTGGATCTGTGGAAGGAAGTTGCCACCGTCCTAAAGTATATGTCGGACGTGGCCAAAACTCTGGAGAACAGAAACAACTTGCTCGCGTTCTTCAAGAAATCCTTACCGATTTTGAAACTCTTCATTTCCCAAGCCGTTCCAATGTTGGAGTTGAATTTCAAAACGAGAACACaggaagtgttggaggtgctaAAGATTTTGCAGCAATCGACTAGATTTCTGCAGTCGCTGTGCTGTCACGCGCGGATGAAAAAGGACATGGCGTTGATGAGTAAAGTACCTTATATGCGGCAGATGTTGGAAACTTTGGTGTATAAAGTGAAGGCTGTGCTTGCGGCGAATAATTGTTCGGAGGCGTTTTGGATGGGGAATCTGAAGAATAAGGATATACACGGTGAAGTGATCGCCACGCAAGCGAGCCAGGGGGAGGAGTCTGTGGATGACTGCGATGAACAACTGCCGGACGACGAGAGTGGTGACAGCGATGATGGTGATGTCAATAGTGTCAGTGACATCATATAA